The following proteins are co-located in the Candidatus Accumulibacter cognatus genome:
- a CDS encoding PAS domain S-box protein — translation MRSGHPLWSWLALRIVLASVLPLTVVAALSITVFLPQLRAEREARAQLSALATAASVGAHLQEAERLLRSVADEVRQYDLRPESLPSARLDALVGNGDPYAAIVLANGDGSVAAAGLPPAQLGARDALLHGNVSARVAAREARWSLASSAISAGQPAVALAIPAGDGFLVGELTADRFTEFLARLVTGSTTLVLIVDRQGRVVACSALAVPAASIRQIAPLRLEAVGKPAKLASASFEFDGRTFAGFSVALPQAAEWNVLVAEPKDLLAPAPAATSWVLEAGGFAALLLTIVVALALARSLARMIAHCAARAGANGDERREAKKLGIRELDELAQHLEQMSLAARRRERDLAASEARFRSVISNVPLVLFQFDENGIFTFSEGKALARVGRQPGEAVGQSIFDLYGDHPDVVGYARRAMRGEAVQFSTQIGEARFDVHFTPVRGGDGRLQVLGVSVDVTERWRAEEALRESEAQLRTAIESVPFDFFLIGTSGRYVLQNSVSRKAWGNVVGKLPEEVTDDAATLACWLDNNRRALAGEVVEAEVGFFVGNEERCIRNIIAPVRDGEQIRGIVGLNIDITEYKRAERALLQSETKYRRLHESMRDATVLVDMSGVIQEFNHAYLEMLGYSEDELRRLTYVDLTPARWHSYEAAIVDEQIVVSGYSEVYEKEYRRKDGSVFPVELRTFLIRDDAGQPAAMWAIVRDITERKHAEEALRRANRQLRMVSESNQALIHLASESELLAAVCAVAIEIGGYRMAWVGYAEDDDARSVTPMAHAGCDEGYLQKLRAFWAEADNGRGPVGRAIRSGRACTAQDIESDPTMAPWHVAAREHGYAAVCALPLRAGGRTFGAFTVYSADAGAFDSDEIGLLSALASDLAFGISALRTRSEKERAAQALKESEFFLRRSQEVGDLGSYYLDARTGVWIRSERLDHILGIDDSFPKTVDGWRALIHPDDRQETLAYLTEHVLARSNRFDRQYRIVRHNDGEERWVHGLGELEFADDGVPIKMIGTIQDITQSKRADQALAESEARYRLLFDANPHPMWVYDVETLAFLTVNDAAIAKYGYSREQFLQMTIRDIRPGEDVPLMLEKISTQESGMNYAGFWRHRKKDGQIIEVEIISHLLSLQGRPAKLVLANDITERRRAERALHESEERLQQAIRVAHLGIFDHDHLADVIYWSPEQRRIHDWEAEEPVTLANFVASVHPEDRARITTAIERAHDPAGDGIYDVEHRIVHRNGDVRWIVTRSQTTFVGQGEARRKLRTVGADIDVTDRKRQEAELQRYREQLEELVAERTDELRQAMSQLVQAEKLAALGHLVAGIAHELNTPLGNARVVASALGEDLRAFATELTAGTLRRSQVDVFVGRGREAVDLLERNAARAADLIGHFKQVAVDQTSIRRRRFALYQTIEELLATLRPQFKHTAHRVELDVSVEIELDSYPGPLEQVIANLVGNSLTHGFADRDSGCIRLQARAIEPAHVILRYSDDGIGIPAAAIKRIFEPFFTTRLGQGSSGLGLYIVYNLVTGVLGGSIEVASSPGEGAAFTLTLPRCAPERSSPT, via the coding sequence ATGCGTTCGGGCCACCCTCTCTGGTCCTGGCTGGCGCTGCGCATTGTCCTCGCCAGTGTGCTGCCGCTGACCGTCGTCGCCGCCCTGTCCATTACCGTCTTCCTGCCACAACTGCGCGCGGAGCGCGAAGCACGCGCGCAGTTGTCCGCTCTCGCGACCGCAGCGTCGGTTGGGGCGCATCTGCAAGAAGCGGAACGGCTCCTGCGCAGCGTCGCAGACGAAGTCCGCCAGTACGATCTCCGCCCGGAGTCATTGCCTTCGGCCCGCCTCGACGCGCTCGTCGGCAACGGAGATCCGTATGCGGCGATCGTCCTCGCCAATGGCGACGGGTCGGTCGCCGCTGCGGGCCTGCCGCCAGCTCAGCTCGGCGCTCGCGATGCCCTGTTGCATGGCAATGTTTCCGCGCGGGTCGCCGCGCGCGAGGCACGCTGGTCGCTGGCGAGCAGCGCGATCAGTGCTGGTCAGCCAGCAGTCGCACTGGCGATCCCGGCCGGCGACGGGTTTCTCGTCGGCGAACTTACCGCCGATCGCTTCACGGAATTCCTCGCTCGCCTGGTGACCGGGAGCACAACGCTGGTGCTGATCGTCGACCGGCAAGGTCGTGTCGTTGCCTGCTCCGCCCTTGCCGTGCCCGCTGCCAGCATTCGCCAGATCGCTCCGCTCCGGCTCGAGGCAGTCGGCAAACCAGCAAAGCTGGCAAGCGCCAGCTTCGAATTCGACGGCCGGACCTTTGCCGGCTTTTCCGTCGCGCTGCCGCAGGCCGCAGAGTGGAACGTACTCGTCGCCGAACCGAAAGATCTGCTCGCGCCGGCACCCGCAGCGACTTCATGGGTGCTCGAAGCGGGTGGCTTCGCCGCCTTGTTGCTGACGATCGTCGTCGCGCTGGCGCTGGCGCGCAGCCTCGCGCGAATGATCGCGCACTGCGCGGCACGGGCCGGCGCGAATGGCGACGAACGCAGAGAAGCGAAGAAACTGGGTATCCGGGAACTCGACGAACTGGCCCAGCATCTCGAGCAGATGTCGCTCGCCGCGCGCCGGCGTGAGCGCGATCTGGCAGCGAGCGAAGCGCGCTTTCGTTCGGTGATCAGCAACGTACCGCTGGTTCTCTTCCAGTTCGACGAGAACGGAATCTTTACCTTCAGCGAAGGAAAGGCTCTTGCGCGCGTTGGGCGCCAGCCCGGAGAAGCGGTTGGCCAGTCGATCTTCGATCTCTACGGCGACCATCCCGACGTCGTCGGTTACGCCCGTCGCGCGATGCGCGGAGAGGCGGTGCAATTCTCCACGCAAATCGGTGAAGCCCGCTTCGATGTGCATTTCACGCCGGTGCGCGGCGGCGATGGCCGCCTGCAGGTGCTCGGCGTCTCGGTAGACGTTACCGAGCGCTGGCGGGCCGAAGAAGCGCTGCGCGAGAGCGAAGCCCAACTGCGCACGGCGATCGAAAGCGTCCCGTTCGACTTTTTCCTGATTGGTACCAGTGGCCGGTATGTCCTGCAGAATTCGGTTTCGCGCAAGGCGTGGGGAAACGTCGTCGGAAAACTCCCCGAAGAGGTGACCGACGATGCCGCGACGCTGGCGTGCTGGCTCGACAACAACCGCCGTGCTCTGGCCGGCGAAGTCGTCGAAGCAGAGGTGGGCTTCTTCGTCGGCAACGAGGAGCGATGTATCCGCAACATCATCGCGCCGGTCCGCGACGGTGAGCAGATTCGCGGCATCGTCGGACTCAACATCGACATCACCGAGTACAAGCGTGCCGAGCGCGCGCTGCTGCAGAGCGAGACGAAATATCGGCGGCTGCACGAATCGATGCGCGACGCGACCGTGCTGGTCGATATGAGCGGCGTGATCCAGGAGTTCAACCACGCGTATCTGGAGATGCTCGGCTATTCCGAAGACGAACTGCGCCGCCTGACGTACGTCGATCTCACTCCGGCAAGGTGGCACTCCTACGAAGCGGCGATCGTCGACGAACAGATCGTCGTCAGCGGATACTCCGAAGTGTATGAGAAGGAATACCGGCGCAAGGACGGGAGCGTCTTTCCGGTCGAACTGCGGACGTTCCTGATCCGCGACGACGCCGGCCAGCCGGCCGCAATGTGGGCCATCGTTCGCGACATCACCGAGCGCAAGCACGCCGAGGAAGCGCTGCGTCGCGCCAACCGTCAATTGCGGATGGTCAGCGAGTCGAACCAGGCACTGATCCACCTTGCTTCGGAGAGCGAGCTGCTGGCCGCTGTGTGCGCTGTTGCCATAGAGATCGGTGGTTACCGCATGGCCTGGGTGGGCTACGCCGAGGACGATGACGCCAGGTCGGTCACGCCGATGGCGCATGCCGGCTGCGACGAAGGATATCTGCAGAAGCTGCGCGCCTTCTGGGCAGAGGCCGACAACGGACGTGGTCCAGTCGGCCGCGCGATCCGCAGCGGTCGCGCCTGCACCGCACAGGACATCGAAAGCGATCCGACGATGGCGCCATGGCATGTGGCGGCAAGGGAGCACGGTTACGCCGCGGTCTGCGCGCTGCCACTACGCGCCGGCGGTCGGACGTTCGGTGCATTCACCGTGTATTCGGCAGATGCAGGCGCGTTCGACAGCGACGAGATCGGTCTCTTGAGCGCCTTGGCCAGCGATCTGGCGTTCGGGATCAGCGCGTTGCGCACGCGCAGCGAAAAGGAACGCGCCGCGCAGGCGCTCAAGGAGAGTGAATTCTTCCTCAGGAGATCGCAGGAAGTCGGTGACCTCGGTTCGTATTATCTCGACGCACGCACTGGCGTCTGGATCCGCTCGGAGAGGCTCGACCACATTCTCGGTATCGACGACTCTTTCCCGAAAACCGTCGATGGCTGGCGAGCGCTGATTCACCCCGACGACCGGCAGGAGACTCTCGCGTACCTGACCGAACACGTGCTGGCACGGAGCAACCGCTTCGACCGCCAATACCGCATCGTGCGGCACAACGACGGCGAGGAGCGTTGGGTGCATGGCCTTGGCGAACTCGAGTTTGCCGACGATGGCGTCCCGATCAAGATGATTGGAACCATTCAGGACATCACGCAGAGCAAACGCGCCGACCAGGCACTGGCCGAGAGCGAGGCGCGCTACCGCCTGCTGTTCGACGCCAATCCGCACCCGATGTGGGTCTATGACGTGGAAACGCTGGCGTTCCTGACGGTCAACGACGCGGCGATCGCCAAGTACGGTTACTCGCGCGAGCAATTCCTGCAGATGACGATCCGCGACATCCGTCCGGGTGAAGACGTTCCTCTCATGCTCGAGAAGATCTCCACGCAGGAATCCGGAATGAATTACGCCGGCTTCTGGAGACATCGCAAGAAGGACGGGCAGATCATCGAGGTCGAAATCATCTCGCACCTGCTCTCTCTGCAGGGACGACCGGCCAAGCTCGTGCTGGCCAACGACATCACCGAGCGCCGGCGCGCCGAGCGCGCGCTGCACGAGAGTGAAGAACGCCTGCAGCAGGCCATCCGGGTAGCGCATCTGGGTATTTTCGATCACGATCATCTTGCTGATGTCATCTACTGGTCACCCGAACAGCGTCGCATCCACGACTGGGAGGCTGAAGAACCCGTGACGCTGGCAAACTTTGTCGCCAGTGTGCATCCCGAAGACCGCGCGAGGATCACTACCGCCATCGAACGCGCGCACGACCCGGCGGGCGACGGGATCTACGACGTGGAACATCGCATCGTGCACCGAAATGGCGACGTGCGCTGGATCGTCACCCGTTCGCAGACGACCTTTGTCGGACAAGGAGAGGCGCGCCGGAAATTGCGCACGGTGGGCGCCGACATCGACGTCACCGATCGCAAGCGCCAGGAAGCCGAGTTGCAGCGCTACCGCGAACAGCTCGAGGAACTCGTCGCCGAACGGACGGACGAATTGCGCCAGGCGATGAGCCAGCTCGTGCAGGCCGAAAAGCTGGCCGCGCTCGGGCACCTCGTCGCCGGTATTGCGCACGAACTCAACACACCGCTCGGCAACGCCCGTGTCGTCGCCAGCGCGCTCGGCGAGGACCTGCGCGCATTCGCCACGGAGCTCACTGCCGGTACGCTGCGCCGCTCGCAGGTGGACGTCTTCGTCGGCCGCGGTCGCGAGGCCGTCGACCTGCTCGAACGGAACGCCGCGCGCGCCGCCGACCTGATTGGCCACTTCAAGCAGGTCGCCGTGGACCAGACGAGCATCCGCCGTCGACGCTTCGCGCTGTACCAGACGATCGAGGAGCTTTTGGCGACGCTGCGACCGCAGTTCAAGCACACCGCGCACCGCGTCGAGCTCGACGTCTCCGTCGAAATCGAGCTCGACAGCTACCCTGGCCCGCTCGAGCAGGTCATCGCCAACTTGGTGGGCAATTCGCTGACGCACGGCTTTGCCGACCGGGATTCCGGCTGCATTCGCCTGCAGGCGCGGGCGATCGAACCGGCACACGTCATCCTGCGCTATTCCGACGACGGAATCGGCATTCCCGCGGCGGCGATCAAGCGCATCTTCGAACCCTTCTTCACCACGCGCCTGGGACAAGGTAGCAGCGGCCTCGGACTGTACATCGTCTACAACCTCGTCACCGGCGTACTGGGTGGATCGATCGAGGTCGCCAGCTCTCCTGGCGAGGGAGCGGCTTTCACGCTGACGCTGCCGCGCTGTGCTCCCGAGCGTTCCTCGCCGACCTGA
- a CDS encoding SUMF1/EgtB/PvdO family nonheme iron enzyme: MNDDGLPDIAWVDVPAGEVTLAENAGHFTGAAFCIARHPVTWRQYRAFVEAPDGYRPKRWWHGLRHEAEPGETRWDAEREGLRDAHFVRRTFVVSP; the protein is encoded by the coding sequence GTGAACGACGATGGCCTGCCCGACATCGCCTGGGTCGACGTTCCGGCCGGCGAAGTCACGCTTGCGGAGAATGCCGGTCACTTTACCGGCGCCGCTTTTTGCATTGCGCGCCATCCGGTCACCTGGAGGCAGTACCGCGCCTTCGTCGAAGCCCCCGATGGTTACCGCCCGAAGCGCTGGTGGCACGGGCTGCGGCATGAAGCCGAGCCAGGTGAGACGCGCTGGGACGCCGAGCGCGAAGGGCTGCGCGATGCGCACTTCGTGCGGCGGACCTTCGTCGTCAGCCCGTAG
- a CDS encoding toll/interleukin-1 receptor domain-containing protein: MSDIFICYSHSDKTIATRLRDRLQREGWSVWMDLHIDAGHRWADEIQAQLAAARAVVTLWSVRSVTSRFVMNEAHEAADREIIFPVRLENLRIPYGFRQFQTPDLIGWDGGEDCDGARQLVSSLHKHLTGATPRRRRQSSLPSPRHTPAREHRLR; encoded by the coding sequence GTGAGCGACATCTTCATCTGCTACTCGCACAGCGACAAGACCATCGCCACTCGCCTCAGGGATCGCCTGCAGCGCGAGGGCTGGTCGGTATGGATGGACCTGCATATCGACGCCGGGCATCGCTGGGCGGACGAGATCCAGGCGCAACTCGCCGCCGCACGCGCCGTCGTGACGCTCTGGTCGGTCCGTTCGGTCACCAGCCGCTTCGTCATGAACGAGGCGCACGAAGCGGCCGACCGGGAAATCATCTTTCCGGTCCGCCTCGAAAACCTGCGCATCCCTTACGGCTTCCGCCAGTTCCAGACCCCCGACCTGATCGGCTGGGATGGCGGCGAGGATTGCGACGGCGCACGGCAGCTCGTCAGTTCGCTACACAAGCACCTGACCGGGGCGACACCCCGCCGGCGACGCCAGTCCAGCCTGCCCAGCCCGAGGCACACGCCCGCCCGCGAACACCGACTACGATAG
- a CDS encoding cytochrome c: MNRCLLGVVATIASGSVMGALVVVSGLINVAASEPHSPLVHQFLAFARERSIASRIADIQVPQDLAEPERIRRGSGNYEAMCATCHLSPAGTDSELRQGLDPTPPKLAEKPDASIPARNPARDFWIIKHSIKASAMPAWSKGGMEDEAIWDLAAFLQTMPSLTKDEYARLVASSDGHSHGGQANHADEHDERPATAAPANPAKPRQKTAGHDHAHHRH, encoded by the coding sequence ATGAACCGATGTTTACTCGGAGTCGTGGCGACGATCGCCAGCGGCAGCGTCATGGGTGCGCTCGTCGTGGTTTCCGGGCTGATCAATGTCGCCGCCAGCGAACCGCACAGTCCTCTCGTTCACCAGTTTCTCGCCTTCGCCCGCGAACGCTCGATTGCCAGCCGTATCGCCGACATCCAGGTGCCGCAAGACCTGGCCGAACCTGAACGGATTCGGCGCGGTTCCGGGAACTACGAAGCCATGTGTGCCACCTGCCACCTCTCGCCTGCAGGCACCGATTCGGAACTGCGCCAGGGTCTCGATCCAACGCCGCCCAAGCTGGCCGAAAAACCGGATGCTTCAATTCCGGCGCGAAATCCGGCGCGCGACTTCTGGATCATCAAGCATAGCATCAAGGCTTCGGCGATGCCGGCCTGGTCGAAGGGCGGAATGGAAGATGAAGCGATCTGGGATCTCGCCGCTTTCCTGCAAACGATGCCGTCGCTGACGAAAGACGAGTACGCGCGGCTGGTGGCGTCGAGCGACGGCCATTCGCACGGCGGGCAGGCAAACCATGCCGATGAGCACGACGAACGGCCTGCAACTGCCGCGCCCGCGAACCCGGCGAAGCCTCGCCAGAAGACGGCCGGGCATGATCACGCTCATCATCGGCACTGA
- a CDS encoding DUF4160 domain-containing protein, whose translation MSADDHLLPHVHVKLNDGRECTVDIDTLEIKGRIAAREIRDELAWIAENRALLHGEWRRYNP comes from the coding sequence ATGTCTGCCGACGATCACTTGCTGCCGCATGTTCACGTCAAGTTGAACGACGGTCGTGAGTGTACCGTCGATATCGACACGCTGGAAATCAAAGGGCGGATTGCCGCACGCGAGATCCGGGATGAACTGGCGTGGATTGCAGAAAACCGGGCGCTTCTGCACGGTGAATGGCGGAGGTACAACCCATGA
- a CDS encoding carbonate dehydratase: MIRKNPRGDLPHIHESAYVDQTAIICGKVIIEENVFVGPYAVIRADEVNAAGNLEPIRIRAHSNIQDGVVIHSKSGALVDIGEHTSIAHRSIVHGPCVVGNNVFIGFNSVLFNCTVGEGSVVRHNAVVDGAHLPAGFHVPSTERIGPRTDLAAMPRVTAQATEFSEDVVRTNHELVQGYKRLQNEF, translated from the coding sequence ATGATCCGCAAGAACCCACGCGGCGATCTGCCGCACATCCATGAGTCCGCCTACGTCGACCAGACCGCCATCATCTGCGGCAAGGTCATCATCGAGGAAAACGTCTTCGTCGGTCCCTACGCGGTGATCCGCGCCGACGAGGTCAATGCCGCAGGCAACCTTGAACCGATCCGCATCCGCGCCCACTCCAACATCCAGGACGGTGTAGTCATCCATTCCAAGTCCGGCGCCCTGGTCGATATCGGCGAACACACCTCCATAGCCCATCGTTCCATCGTCCATGGCCCCTGCGTCGTCGGCAACAACGTCTTCATCGGTTTCAACAGTGTGCTGTTCAACTGCACCGTTGGCGAGGGCAGCGTCGTTCGCCACAATGCGGTCGTCGACGGCGCACATCTGCCGGCCGGCTTCCATGTGCCATCTACCGAGCGTATCGGCCCGCGCACCGACCTCGCCGCCATGCCCCGCGTCACGGCACAGGCCACGGAGTTTTCCGAGGACGTGGTGCGCACCAATCACGAGCTGGTGCAGGGCTATAAACGCCTGCAAAACGAATTTTGA
- a CDS encoding 6-carboxytetrahydropterin synthase, which yields MLIRKLFKFENAHLVRGCSTRRCSHSIHGHSYKVELLLEAHALDHGQMVYDFGLLKDGPRTLIDAFDHAVAIWSGDDPDYIAACQRFSERWILIPVSPSAEQFARLFFVLIDRLLNLTEMCNGEADVRLHSIIVHETETGYAQCFREDAINPRMGLITLDNIEFSQAIRNEWPDPKLFDKLKRGERTAHPNGV from the coding sequence ATGCTGATCCGCAAGCTGTTCAAATTCGAGAATGCCCACCTCGTGCGCGGCTGCAGCACGCGGCGCTGCTCGCACTCGATTCACGGCCATTCCTACAAGGTCGAACTGCTGCTCGAAGCGCATGCCCTGGATCACGGCCAGATGGTTTACGACTTCGGCCTGTTGAAAGATGGCCCGCGCACACTGATCGATGCTTTCGACCATGCCGTGGCCATCTGGTCGGGTGATGATCCGGACTACATCGCAGCCTGCCAGCGCTTTTCCGAGCGCTGGATTCTGATTCCCGTCTCGCCCAGCGCCGAGCAGTTCGCACGGCTGTTTTTCGTGCTCATCGACCGGCTACTCAACCTCACAGAAATGTGTAACGGCGAAGCCGACGTACGCCTGCATTCGATCATCGTCCATGAAACCGAAACCGGCTACGCCCAGTGTTTCAGGGAAGACGCGATCAACCCGCGCATGGGACTGATCACGCTAGACAACATCGAATTCTCCCAAGCCATCCGCAACGAATGGCCCGATCCCAAGCTGTTCGACAAGCTCAAGCGCGGTGAACGAACCGCCCATCCCAACGGAGTCTGA
- the thrS gene encoding threonine--tRNA ligase: MPIITLPEGSQRTFPQPVSIADLAADIGPGLAKATLAGRIDGQLVDTTFILEQDANVSLITVCDPEGLEILRHSCAHLLAMAVKQLYPGAQVTIGPVIEDGFFYDFAFERPFTPDDLAQIEARMQELAAADLPLSRRELPSDEAVAYFEQLGESYKAELIRAIPAGESLSLYRQGDFEDLCRGPHVPSTGKLQAFKLTKVAGAYWRGDAKNAMLQRIYGTCWPDAKALKAYLTRLEEAGKRDHRKLGAQLDLFHFDDCAPGSVFWHPKGWILFQQLIGYMRTQQERADYVEVNTPDVMDRGLWETSGHWFNYREAMFTTTTEDERVFALKPMNCPGAVSLFAQGLKSYRDLPLRMAEFGKVHRDEPSGALHGLLRVRHFTQDDAHIFCTPTQMQDECAGTIGLVFAIYRDFGFDNVAVRLSTRPANRIGSDETWDQLEGALSGALDRMSIDYRINPSEGAFYGPKLEFVLRDAIGRDWQCGTLQVDLNLPERFDISYINEQGECERPVMLHRALFGSLERFTGILIEHYGGLFPLWLAPQQAVVLNISEGQADYAQSVLKALKKARVRAAIDLRNEKIGYKIREYTLQKVPYLLVVGDEEKAKGCIAVRSRAGEDLGSLPLAEVIARLRQEAQPPGSEGSC, translated from the coding sequence ATGCCCATCATCACGCTGCCCGAAGGCAGCCAACGCACTTTCCCGCAACCGGTCAGCATCGCCGACTTGGCTGCCGACATCGGCCCCGGTCTGGCCAAGGCCACCCTGGCCGGCCGGATAGATGGCCAACTGGTCGATACTACGTTCATTCTGGAGCAAGATGCCAACGTCAGCCTGATCACTGTCTGCGACCCGGAAGGGCTGGAAATCCTGCGCCATTCCTGCGCCCACTTGCTGGCCATGGCCGTCAAGCAGCTCTATCCGGGCGCACAGGTCACCATTGGCCCGGTCATCGAGGATGGCTTCTTCTACGACTTCGCTTTCGAGCGCCCGTTCACGCCCGACGATCTGGCGCAGATCGAAGCCCGCATGCAGGAACTCGCCGCCGCCGACCTGCCGCTCAGCCGACGCGAGCTGCCGAGTGACGAGGCGGTCGCCTATTTCGAGCAACTCGGCGAGTCCTACAAGGCCGAACTGATCCGCGCCATCCCGGCAGGTGAATCCTTGTCGCTTTACCGCCAGGGCGATTTCGAAGACCTCTGTCGCGGCCCGCACGTGCCGAGCACCGGCAAACTCCAGGCTTTCAAGCTGACCAAGGTGGCCGGCGCCTATTGGCGGGGTGATGCCAAGAACGCCATGCTGCAGCGCATCTACGGCACCTGCTGGCCGGATGCCAAGGCGCTCAAGGCCTACCTGACCCGCCTCGAAGAAGCCGGCAAGCGCGACCACCGCAAGCTCGGCGCCCAGCTCGACCTGTTCCATTTCGACGACTGCGCGCCCGGTTCGGTGTTCTGGCATCCGAAAGGCTGGATCTTGTTCCAGCAACTGATTGGCTACATGCGCACGCAGCAGGAGCGCGCCGATTATGTCGAGGTCAATACCCCGGACGTGATGGATCGTGGCCTGTGGGAAACCTCCGGCCACTGGTTCAACTACCGCGAGGCGATGTTCACGACGACCACCGAGGACGAGCGCGTCTTTGCCCTCAAGCCGATGAACTGCCCTGGCGCCGTCTCGCTGTTTGCCCAGGGATTGAAAAGCTACCGTGACCTGCCGCTGCGCATGGCCGAATTTGGCAAGGTGCACCGCGACGAGCCTTCCGGCGCATTGCACGGCCTGCTGCGCGTGCGCCATTTCACCCAGGACGACGCACACATCTTCTGTACGCCGACTCAGATGCAGGACGAATGCGCCGGCACCATCGGACTGGTCTTCGCCATCTACCGCGATTTCGGCTTCGACAATGTCGCCGTCAGGCTGTCGACGCGGCCGGCCAACCGCATCGGCAGCGACGAAACCTGGGATCAGCTCGAAGGCGCGCTGTCCGGCGCGCTCGACCGGATGAGCATCGATTACCGGATCAACCCCAGTGAAGGTGCCTTCTACGGCCCGAAGCTGGAATTCGTGCTGCGCGACGCCATCGGCCGCGACTGGCAATGCGGCACGCTGCAGGTCGACCTCAACCTGCCCGAGCGCTTCGACATCAGCTATATCAACGAACAGGGCGAATGCGAACGGCCGGTCATGCTGCACCGGGCGCTGTTCGGCTCGCTGGAGCGCTTCACCGGCATCCTGATCGAACACTACGGCGGCCTCTTCCCACTCTGGCTGGCGCCGCAGCAAGCGGTCGTGCTCAATATCAGCGAAGGTCAGGCCGACTATGCGCAAAGCGTGTTGAAAGCCTTGAAGAAAGCCAGGGTGCGCGCCGCCATCGATCTGCGCAATGAAAAAATCGGCTACAAGATCCGCGAATACACGCTGCAAAAAGTGCCTTACCTGCTCGTCGTCGGCGACGAGGAAAAAGCCAAAGGCTGCATCGCGGTGCGCTCGCGCGCCGGTGAAGACCTCGGCAGCCTGCCGCTAGCCGAGGTCATTGCCCGCCTGCGCCAGGAAGCGCAGCCCCCTGGTAGCGAGGGATCATGCTGA
- the yidD gene encoding membrane protein insertion efficiency factor YidD: MKHLLTRAIQLIIRGYQLVISPMLGPRCRFYPSCSHYAQEALQIHGLRRGGWLALRRIGRCHPWHPGEVDPVPPACADHTHCP; the protein is encoded by the coding sequence ATGAAGCACCTGCTGACCCGTGCCATCCAGCTGATCATTCGCGGCTACCAGTTGGTTATCAGCCCCATGCTCGGTCCGCGCTGCCGCTTTTATCCGAGTTGTTCCCACTATGCCCAGGAGGCCTTGCAAATCCATGGCCTGCGTCGTGGTGGCTGGCTGGCCCTGCGCCGCATCGGCCGTTGCCACCCCTGGCATCCCGGCGAGGTCGATCCCGTTCCTCCCGCCTGTGCCGATCACACCCATTGCCCCTGA
- a CDS encoding GTP-binding protein yields the protein MFSQDTDRRIPVTLLTGFLGAGKTTLLNHLLSQPEMANAAVLINEFGSVAVDHHLVTKIDEDLIMLDSGCICCTVRGDLTRSLTDLFMRSLQRKIVPINRVVIETTGLADPAPVIFTLMEDFFIAERFRIDGVVTVVDATHAAGQLAQHPEAVKQVAMADRLLLSKCDLAERSEIDQLSQTLRRINPAAAQIFVRRGEVALALISGCGLYDPGSKTPDVAGWLAEEKVREERRKAHGHHHHHHDVNRHDAEVYSFALTFDQPLQWLCFVEAVSMLLQGMGDRILRIKGLLNVIGDDKPRVVQCVQHTNYPYTRLDDWPAEAPYNDKHSRLVFIVRGLDQLLIEKAFAMFCGVLDGERREALVAEGRMK from the coding sequence ATGTTTTCCCAGGATACTGACCGACGCATCCCGGTCACTCTCCTCACCGGCTTTCTCGGCGCCGGCAAGACGACGCTGCTCAATCACCTGCTCAGCCAGCCCGAAATGGCCAATGCAGCCGTGTTGATCAATGAATTCGGCAGTGTTGCGGTCGACCACCATCTGGTGACCAAAATCGACGAAGACCTGATCATGCTCGACTCCGGTTGCATCTGCTGTACCGTGCGCGGCGATCTGACACGCAGCCTGACCGATCTGTTCATGCGCAGCCTGCAGCGGAAAATCGTTCCGATCAATCGTGTGGTGATCGAAACCACCGGGCTGGCCGATCCAGCACCAGTGATCTTCACGCTGATGGAAGATTTCTTCATTGCCGAGCGCTTTCGTATCGATGGCGTCGTTACCGTCGTCGATGCGACCCATGCGGCCGGACAACTGGCGCAGCACCCCGAGGCAGTCAAGCAGGTGGCGATGGCCGACCGTTTGCTGCTCAGCAAGTGCGATCTGGCGGAACGGTCAGAAATCGACCAGCTCAGCCAGACCTTGCGCCGCATCAATCCGGCGGCAGCGCAGATTTTCGTGCGTCGAGGTGAAGTCGCGCTGGCCTTGATTAGCGGCTGCGGTCTCTACGACCCCGGCAGCAAGACACCGGATGTCGCCGGCTGGCTGGCCGAGGAAAAAGTGCGCGAGGAACGACGCAAGGCGCATGGCCATCACCACCATCATCACGACGTAAACCGCCACGACGCCGAGGTTTACAGCTTCGCGCTGACCTTCGACCAACCCTTGCAATGGCTTTGCTTTGTCGAGGCCGTGAGCATGCTGCTGCAGGGCATGGGCGACCGCATCCTGCGCATCAAGGGCCTGCTCAATGTCATCGGCGACGACAAGCCGCGCGTCGTCCAGTGCGTCCAGCACACCAACTATCCCTATACCCGACTCGACGACTGGCCGGCCGAAGCGCCCTACAACGACAAGCACAGCCGCCTGGTCTTCATCGTGCGCGGCCTCGATCAACTCCTGATCGAGAAAGCCTTCGCCATGTTCTGCGGGGTGCTCGACGGCGAGCGCCGGGAAGCGCTGGTTGCCGAAGGCCGAATGAAATGA